Below is a window of Candidatus Trichorickettsia mobilis DNA.
ATTTTACTATTATCTGGAGAATAGCTAGGTGAGGTGTTAATGCTAGACCCTTGAGTTAGTTGCGTAATGCGCATTGTTTGAAAATTTATGGAAAAAATGTGAGTAGAACCATGTTTTGCAATCGACATTAAAGCTTTGCTGCCATCTGCATTGAAACGTGGAGCAAAAGACATGCCTGGAAAATCTCCTACTATAGTATCTTTCCCGGTTTTTAAGTTGCGCATATAAATCCGTGGAGCTTTACGAGCATAGGAAATATATAATAATCTATCAGCTTGTGGTGAAAATCTTGGCGTTAATACTAAATCTTTGCCATCAGTTAAATATTGATGATTAGCACCATCATAATCCATGACAGCGATGCGTTTTACTCGTTTAAGATATGTGCCGGTTTCAGCAACATAAGCAATTCTTGTATCAAAATAGCCTTTATCACCGGTAACTTTCTCGTAAATCTTATCAGCAATTTTATGAGCAACTCGGCGCCATAAATTAGCCGGTACCTCAAATACTTCACCGACTATGTCTTTTTCCAGCACCGTATCCCACAGAATAAAACTGACTTTCAGTTTACCATGCTCACCTTGAGTTACTTCACCATTTAATAATAAATTGGCATTTATTTGGCGCCATGTTACAAATAATGGTTTATGTTCAATGCCAATTTTATGTTCAATGAACGCTGCTCTAGAGATTGGCTTGAACAATCCTGACCGTTTTAGATCATTAGCAATGACATTAGTGATATTATCACCTGTTATATTATCTGCGCTATTATCCGCATTGAAATGATTAATTGCTACCGGAATAGGATCTGCATGACCACGGTTGATAGTAATAGTTTCGATAGCTTGACTGTTAAATGCAATTAACAATAATATACTAAAAAATAGGCGAATCATTTTAATATAACTCCAAATTCTGTTTAATTAGTCAGCTGCTCATAGATGTTTATCTTAATAGCTCACTAGAATCAAAAAGCAAATTAAATTCTTTCCAGATACTATAACGTTCAGCTGATAAATTTTCAAGAGGGCTTGCTTGCCATACTGCTCTCATAGCACTATTGGCAACCATCATACAAGCGTCTGGTGCCGCAGCTCCACAAAATTTGTCTTTGATTTGCACTTGCGTTACGGTGCCATCTTTATTGAGTGCTATATATAACGTAATTTTTACTTGTTCAATATTTGCTGTGCCAATGGGTATATTCCGGTGCTTTTCAATTTGTTGTTTAATTAAAGCTATCTCACTAATAGATAAAGCTAAGTTCTCATCATATGAACCTTTTGATTCTTTATCTACATCACTTTGCTCTGATTTTTTTGCATATTTAGTCGATTTGTTATTATTACCGTCAGATGATTGTTCTAAAGTTTTGAGTAGCGAATCAAGATCTTTATCATTGATAATTTTTTTCTTTTTATCTGGTTTGGTAGTAGGTTTACTTTCCTTCTTTTGATTCTTAGGTGATTCTTTTGGAATTTGCTTTTCCGGCTTAGGTTCAGGCTTAGGTTCTTTTTTTTGAATTGGTTCCGGTTTCTTAATATCAATAGCTTCTTCTTTAACTGGAGAATTTTCTTTTGGTAGTTCCGGTTCTTCTGCTATTGCAGGTTTTGTAGTTTCTGCGGCAGTAGTCGTTGGTTCTTTTTTTACAACTGGAGCTGGAGTTTCAGGAACGGGGTCGGCTTTAGTTTTTAATATTTTTTTTGCGTCCTCGACTTTTTCTGGTTCAGCTTGCTGAACTTTTTTGGTAGGTACGTTTGATATAGCACTAGTCGGTAGCATATCAAAGGTAATCACCTGTTCTTCTTCAAGCACTTTAGTTTCAAATGGTAAACCAAATATTACTATGTAAAATACCAATAAATGTACGGCAAGAGAACATGATAATGCTAGAAGTGAAGTATTATCATTATTTTTCATTGTGTTTAATATTGGAAATAAGTGCTACTTTTGAAAAACCAGCAGCATGAATTTCAGCAATGATTTTTACAATCTCACCATAAGGTGCTGCCTTGTCACCTCTGATAAAAATTCTAGTGTCTTTTTTTTCTTTTGTTATTTGAGTAAGTTTTTCTGCTATATGTGTACGTTCTATTTTAGTTTCAACTAGAAAGAGCTCACCTTTTTTGTTAATAGTTAAAACCAGTGGTTCATCCTGACCTGTCATTGGACTGGCTTTTGTTTCCGGTAGATCAACGTTAATACCTGCCACTAGCATTGGCGAAGTAACCATGAAAATTATTAATAATACCAGCATCACATCAACTAGCGGAGTGATGTTGATCTCACAGCTTATGCTACGCCTACCACGTCTATTATATTGTGTATTTGCTAGTTTAAAGGCCATAGATTATGCGTTTTCCTTAATTTTATCGCAACGGTTTAGTAAGAAGTTTATAATTACCGTAAATTTGGGATTGGATAGACGAAGGTCAAAATTGAATAAGTGCTAGGAGTCATAGAGCCGAGGAGCACAGCGTATGGTAATACGTGAGCACCGCAGATCTCTAGTTGACGACGACGCAATTCTCAATTTTCACCGAGTATATCATATCATATTTTTTCTTCATCAATCGCTCTAGATAAGAGAGTATTTAGTTCCCCTACAAAATCGTCCATCTTATTATTAATTGATATTACTTTATTCATTAAATAGCTATGAAAAATTACGGCAGGAATTGCTGCAAGCAAACCAATCGCAGTAGCAAGCAATGCTTCGGCTATTCCAGGTGCTACTACTGCTAATGAGGTGTTTTTTGAAGCAGCAATGGATTGAAAACTATGCATTATTCCCCATACAGTGCCGAATAATCCAATAAAAGTTGCGCTTGAACCTACTGTAGCTAGGAAAGTCAAGTTTGTTTCTAGTTTTTCTAGTTCACGGTCTCGTATTAAATGCATAGATTGTAGGATCCGTTCTTTTTGACCAATTTTTAAGAAAGAGTCTGTTTGATTCTTTCTATTACCACGCTTACATTCGTGCATGGCACCAACAAATATTGCGGCTAATGGGTTGTCAACAGCATTCTTTATGTTTTCATATAACTGATCCAAAATTTGTCCAGACCAAAATACTGACTCAAAAGCAGCGATTTTCTTTTTAATTTTAGTTAAACGTAAAGTTTTATCAAATATTATTGTCCATGACCAGATAGAGACAATAATGAGTAATAACATAACTGATTTACTAACAAGATCTGCGGAGGCTATTAGTGAAAAGATAGAAGAGTTATTACTTACAGTAATATTAGCTACTTCATTAACAGTTATGGTACTCATTATAGCTACTTAAATTTTAATGACAAAGATAAATTGGGGAATAGTTTTGTTAGCAAATAAGATCTGTAATGACATTTACATATCTTGCTTCAGAAAATTAAGATAAGAGTTAGAGTATAATGATATTTATCTGTGTGGTATTTGTTATTCCATCATAAGTTTTTTAGCAACTCTGTTTGACAACATTCATTTTATAACTTATGCCAGAATGACAAGTTTATTTCTGAACACCTTTGTATAGTTATAGCAAATAATTCCTATAACTATACTGCAAGTACATTTATTATTTTACGTCCTTTCTTACAAGTAAACTCTACCTTACCTTTAATTAAGGAAAATAATGTATGATCCTTCCCAATACCTACATTCTGACCAGGATGAAATTTTGTCCCACGTTGTCTAAAGATAATGTTGCCTGGTATAACATA
It encodes the following:
- the tolB gene encoding Tol-Pal system beta propeller repeat protein TolB; this encodes MIRLFFSILLLIAFNSQAIETITINRGHADPIPVAINHFNADNSADNITGDNITNVIANDLKRSGLFKPISRAAFIEHKIGIEHKPLFVTWRQINANLLLNGEVTQGEHGKLKVSFILWDTVLEKDIVGEVFEVPANLWRRVAHKIADKIYEKVTGDKGYFDTRIAYVAETGTYLKRVKRIAVMDYDGANHQYLTDGKDLVLTPRFSPQADRLLYISYARKAPRIYMRNLKTGKDTIVGDFPGMSFAPRFNADGSKALMSIAKHGSTHIFSINFQTMRITQLTQGSSINTSPSYSPDNSKIVFNSDRSGSRQLYIMNADGTNIERISFGGGYYTAPSWSPRGDYIAFTKMTRGGGFTIGVMRPTTNPENVGERIIANGYLVEGPTWAGNGRVIMFAKGEPPRGNTAGKNRIYSIDLTGYNELEIPTPKDASDPDWSKTLH
- a CDS encoding energy transducer TonB, with amino-acid sequence MKNNDNTSLLALSCSLAVHLLVFYIVIFGLPFETKVLEEEQVITFDMLPTSAISNVPTKKVQQAEPEKVEDAKKILKTKADPVPETPAPVVKKEPTTTAAETTKPAIAEEPELPKENSPVKEEAIDIKKPEPIQKKEPKPEPKPEKQIPKESPKNQKKESKPTTKPDKKKKIINDKDLDSLLKTLEQSSDGNNNKSTKYAKKSEQSDVDKESKGSYDENLALSISEIALIKQQIEKHRNIPIGTANIEQVKITLYIALNKDGTVTQVQIKDKFCGAAAPDACMMVANSAMRAVWQASPLENLSAERYSIWKEFNLLFDSSELLR
- the tolR gene encoding protein TolR, which gives rise to MAFKLANTQYNRRGRRSISCEINITPLVDVMLVLLIIFMVTSPMLVAGINVDLPETKASPMTGQDEPLVLTINKKGELFLVETKIERTHIAEKLTQITKEKKDTRIFIRGDKAAPYGEIVKIIAEIHAAGFSKVALISNIKHNEK
- the tolQ gene encoding protein TolQ, producing MSTITVNEVANITVSNNSSIFSLIASADLVSKSVMLLLIIVSIWSWTIIFDKTLRLTKIKKKIAAFESVFWSGQILDQLYENIKNAVDNPLAAIFVGAMHECKRGNRKNQTDSFLKIGQKERILQSMHLIRDRELEKLETNLTFLATVGSSATFIGLFGTVWGIMHSFQSIAASKNTSLAVVAPGIAEALLATAIGLLAAIPAVIFHSYLMNKVISINNKMDDFVGELNTLLSRAIDEEKI
- the rpmA gene encoding 50S ribosomal protein L27, whose product is MATKKAGGSSRNGRDSAGRRLGAKKSDGQYVIPGNIIFRQRGTKFHPGQNVGIGKDHTLFSLIKGKVEFTCKKGRKIINVLAV